Proteins encoded in a region of the Metamycoplasma alkalescens genome:
- the lepA gene encoding translation elongation factor 4 yields the protein MTNQKIRNFAIIAHIDHGKSTLADRILEFTQTVSKRELKPQILDSMDLEQERGITIKLNAVQIKYKDYLFHLIDTPGHVDFTYEVSRSLAACEGALLLVDATQGIQAQTLANVYLAIENNLEIIPVINKVDLPSADPERVKKEIENIIGIDASDAILISAKTGINIDQVVQAIIERIPCPKEANKSKPLEALIFDSYFDNYRGVVIYTRIFNGEISVGDEIYFMQTKKNYIVTELGVKNPNEEKKEKLSAGEVGWIAASIRDVKSVAVGDTITLVKNPVQTPLPGYKKMKPVVYTGFYPVDTRDYNALKDALEKISLSDSSIVWEPETSKALGFGFRIGFLGLLHMDVLQERLEREFNLDILATAPSVEFVITLTNGNVEYITNPSLFPDRSLIKTIEEPYIKASIMLPEEYLGAIMELCQSKRGKYIDIEYLDDKRRRLIYELPLNETIFDFFDLMKSYSKGYASFDYEHIGLRESDLVKVDIMLNGEKIDALALIAHRDFAYPKSRELAEKLKEVVPRKNFEIPIQAAIGGKIIARETIKAYRKDVTAKLYGGDVTRRQKLLKKQKEGKKRMKQIGSVEVPQEAFLAILKTDSSNNKKN from the coding sequence ATGACAAACCAAAAAATTAGAAATTTTGCAATTATTGCGCACATTGATCATGGTAAAAGTACACTAGCAGATCGAATTCTAGAATTTACACAAACAGTTAGTAAAAGGGAATTAAAACCCCAAATTTTGGATTCGATGGATCTTGAACAAGAGAGAGGTATTACAATCAAATTAAATGCTGTACAAATTAAATATAAAGATTATTTATTTCATTTGATTGATACACCTGGTCATGTTGATTTTACTTATGAAGTGAGTCGAAGTTTAGCTGCTTGTGAAGGAGCACTTTTATTAGTTGATGCAACACAGGGAATTCAGGCACAAACGCTTGCAAATGTTTATTTAGCAATTGAAAACAATTTAGAAATTATTCCTGTTATCAATAAAGTTGATTTACCAAGTGCCGATCCTGAAAGGGTAAAGAAAGAGATTGAAAATATCATTGGCATTGATGCCTCAGATGCAATTTTAATTTCAGCCAAAACAGGAATTAATATTGATCAAGTTGTGCAAGCAATCATTGAAAGAATTCCATGTCCAAAAGAAGCAAATAAAAGTAAACCACTTGAAGCTTTGATTTTTGATAGTTATTTCGATAATTACCGTGGTGTTGTAATTTATACGCGGATTTTTAATGGTGAAATTAGTGTCGGTGATGAAATTTATTTTATGCAAACAAAGAAAAATTATATTGTTACCGAACTTGGAGTAAAAAATCCAAACGAAGAAAAAAAAGAAAAACTATCTGCTGGCGAAGTTGGTTGAATTGCTGCTTCAATTCGGGATGTAAAAAGTGTTGCTGTTGGGGATACAATTACACTTGTTAAAAACCCAGTGCAAACCCCTTTACCTGGATATAAAAAAATGAAACCAGTTGTTTATACAGGTTTTTATCCTGTTGACACCCGTGATTATAATGCACTAAAAGATGCGCTTGAAAAAATTAGTTTGTCAGATTCATCAATTGTTTGAGAACCTGAAACTTCAAAAGCTTTAGGTTTTGGTTTCCGTATTGGTTTTTTAGGTTTGTTACATATGGATGTTTTACAAGAAAGGCTTGAGCGAGAATTTAATTTAGATATTTTAGCAACAGCGCCATCAGTTGAATTTGTGATTACATTAACAAATGGCAATGTTGAATATATTACAAATCCTTCTTTATTTCCTGATCGCAGTTTGATTAAAACAATTGAAGAACCTTATATTAAAGCTTCAATTATGCTGCCAGAAGAATATCTTGGCGCAATCATGGAATTATGTCAATCAAAACGAGGTAAATATATTGACATTGAATATCTTGATGATAAGCGCCGCCGTTTAATTTATGAATTACCATTGAATGAAACAATTTTTGATTTCTTTGATTTAATGAAAAGTTATTCCAAAGGTTATGCTTCATTTGATTATGAGCATATTGGTTTGCGTGAAAGTGATTTAGTTAAAGTTGATATTATGTTAAATGGCGAAAAGATTGATGCTTTAGCTTTAATTGCTCATCGTGATTTTGCATATCCTAAAAGTCGTGAATTAGCTGAGAAATTAAAAGAGGTTGTTCCAAGAAAAAACTTTGAAATTCCAATTCAAGCTGCAATTGGGGGTAAAATTATAGCAAGAGAAACAATCAAAGCATATCGTAAGGATGTCACAGCCAAATTATATGGAGGTGATGTCACAAGACGCCAAAAATTGCTTAAGAAACAAAAAGAAGGAAAAAAACGCATGAAACAAATTGGCAGTGTTGAAGTTCCACAAGAAGCATTTTTAGCAATTTTAAAAACTGATAGTTCAAATAACAAAAAAAATTAA
- a CDS encoding MSC_0882 family membrane protein: MEIKPIITSESNENKIINEVQLVNATNVLPFNQATNISHKKTLDPEGIIPNHIYKLLNGEKKFKQANLIIFSLIFLFSLITCLLFAFAKDLFNNLIKDENVTKIPWGWYVLPVILIAISIPYFFLNLNDFIFVKKTFYYYREKIKRNDFSVPTYIKNLYLKLIKRQARRTWLVVALIFYLGVFTLIFWGIKDQKWGLLDFQKWIHNSFANPNVLVYSICGIMLTIILVFIIATIYRKKKITDIQVYFGDEVMSYEEFNKEKTNAYKFWAKIFFLSVLILLVIPIIILLIIARVRKRN; encoded by the coding sequence ATGGAAATTAAACCAATCATTACGTCTGAAAGCAATGAAAATAAAATCATTAACGAAGTTCAATTAGTTAATGCTACTAATGTTTTGCCATTTAATCAAGCAACTAACATATCTCACAAAAAAACACTTGATCCAGAGGGAATTATTCCTAATCATATTTATAAACTTCTTAATGGTGAAAAAAAATTTAAGCAAGCAAATTTAATAATTTTTAGTTTAATATTTTTATTTTCATTGATAACTTGTTTATTATTTGCATTTGCAAAAGATTTATTTAATAATCTAATTAAAGATGAAAATGTGACAAAGATTCCTTGGGGATGATATGTTTTGCCTGTAATTTTAATTGCAATTTCAATTCCTTATTTCTTTTTAAATTTAAATGATTTCATCTTTGTTAAAAAAACTTTTTATTATTATCGGGAAAAAATCAAAAGAAATGATTTCAGTGTTCCAACTTATATTAAAAATTTGTATTTAAAATTAATTAAAAGACAAGCAAGAAGAACTTGATTAGTTGTAGCTTTGATATTTTATTTAGGAGTATTTACCTTAATTTTTTGGGGCATAAAAGATCAAAAGTGGGGACTACTTGATTTTCAGAAATGAATTCATAATTCATTTGCAAATCCAAATGTTTTGGTTTATAGCATTTGTGGTATAATGCTAACAATAATATTGGTATTTATTATTGCAACAATATACCGGAAGAAAAAAATTACGGATATCCAAGTTTATTTTGGTGATGAAGTAATGAGTTATGAAGAATTTAACAAAGAGAAAACAAATGCATACAAATTTTGGGCAAAAATTTTCTTTTTAAGTGTTCTTATTTTGCTTGTAATACCAATAATTATTTTGTTAATCATTGCAAGAGTTCGTAAAAGAAATTAA
- a CDS encoding YneF family protein, with protein MPTWGIVLLVLLPLIFAAVAAFLAVYITKKKFEKHLKENPPINEKMIRVMFQQMGRKASEAQIRQVMRSMKNAK; from the coding sequence ATGCCTACTTGAGGAATTGTTTTATTAGTTTTATTGCCATTAATTTTTGCGGCAGTTGCTGCATTTTTGGCAGTATACATTACTAAGAAAAAATTTGAAAAACATTTAAAAGAAAACCCTCCAATCAATGAAAAAATGATTCGGGTAATGTTTCAACAAATGGGACGTAAGGCTTCAGAAGCACAAATTAGACAAGTTATGCGTTCAATGAAAAATGCAAAATAA
- a CDS encoding type I restriction-modification system subunit M gives MDKKITKQQLATKIWEAANNLRRNLEAHEYKDYILSLILYKYLSDKQTELLFEGGIDKDDLKYFDNQLDLNSIDFEKTKSLQNKEEIESIKKNFIDQNGYFIQYRNLFNTWLHEENKNNFDIKLFRDAFTEFNKTINEKYKVLFEDVFLKFETGLGKLGTTTQDQNTTVNKLIEIISEIPTRKQEYDVLGFIYEYLIARFASTAGKKSGEFYTPHEVSVLMSKIIAFYLKDREKIKIYDPTSGSGSLLLNIGQEFKKYKENADLNPVTYYAQEIKDDAYNLTKMNLIMKDINIADINVRKGDTLEDDWPIFKNNDPSQYEFLAVDAVVSNPPYSQKWESENWKSDPRYAEYGIAPKSKADYAFLLHDLYHLEPNGIMAIVLPHGVLFRGNSEKQIRETLVKKGQIDTIIGLPANMFYGTSIPTIIMVLKKQRTGRDIFFVDASQLYIKDGKNNKFSHSHIKKISDIVNNKIEVSNLSRLVSYEEIKQNDFNLNISRYIDNFKKPEEYDLYSSMFGGISLEEMAKYDQFFATFPQIKNKIFSLNANDYYQIINNENDNIRQIILEDNDIKQYLNKYEMNANLLVNHIKQIIPSFKNMLNDKKPDIEENLSDFIFNDFEKIELLDIYDIYQIIVNNVDKITNDLELIYSYNEANKNITHKDILENEYERTKSGKNAKIVDWKSDFISRQLIEDLYFKDKHKALNQFESDLENLNAQLDEACKLIEEDEKNEDIYDFEKDQFKDNQISVLAKSFLKEKINFDDDSFEKRIINMATILNEISTLKKQKINPLKNELIDLSLEKYLSLSEEEIYDVLIAKWTKDLVEQIKQKGMDIINDYVSKFEKLSDKYKFTLNDINKQIKDTEAQLANLLSDLKGDESDMQAINELINILEGK, from the coding sequence ATGGATAAAAAAATTACAAAACAACAACTAGCTACAAAAATTTGGGAAGCTGCTAATAATTTAAGAAGAAATTTAGAAGCACATGAGTATAAGGATTACATTTTAAGCTTAATTCTTTATAAATATTTATCTGACAAGCAAACAGAATTATTGTTTGAAGGTGGTATTGATAAAGATGATTTAAAGTATTTTGATAATCAACTTGATCTAAATAGTATAGATTTTGAAAAAACTAAAAGCTTGCAAAATAAAGAGGAAATTGAAAGTATTAAGAAAAATTTTATTGACCAAAATGGATATTTTATTCAATATAGAAATTTATTTAATACATGATTACATGAAGAAAACAAAAATAATTTTGACATTAAATTATTTCGTGATGCATTTACGGAATTTAATAAAACAATCAATGAAAAATATAAGGTATTATTTGAAGATGTTTTTTTAAAATTTGAAACAGGGTTAGGGAAATTGGGAACAACAACTCAAGACCAAAATACAACTGTTAATAAATTAATTGAAATTATTAGTGAGATTCCAACAAGAAAACAAGAATATGATGTTCTTGGTTTTATATATGAATATTTAATTGCAAGATTTGCCTCAACTGCTGGGAAAAAAAGTGGTGAATTTTATACCCCGCATGAAGTCTCTGTTTTAATGTCTAAAATTATTGCTTTTTATTTGAAAGATCGCGAAAAAATTAAAATATACGACCCAACTTCTGGATCTGGTTCATTACTATTAAATATCGGACAAGAGTTTAAAAAGTATAAAGAAAATGCTGATCTTAACCCTGTTACATATTATGCACAAGAAATAAAAGATGATGCTTATAATTTAACAAAAATGAATTTAATAATGAAAGATATTAATATAGCTGATATTAATGTGCGTAAAGGCGATACATTGGAAGATGATTGGCCTATTTTTAAAAATAATGATCCATCACAATATGAATTTTTAGCAGTTGATGCAGTTGTTTCAAATCCTCCATATTCACAAAAATGAGAAAGTGAAAATTGAAAATCTGATCCAAGATATGCTGAATATGGAATTGCACCTAAATCCAAAGCTGATTATGCATTCTTATTGCATGATTTATATCATTTAGAACCAAATGGAATCATGGCAATAGTGCTTCCGCATGGTGTTTTATTTCGGGGAAATAGTGAAAAACAAATTCGTGAAACGCTTGTAAAAAAAGGACAAATTGACACAATTATCGGCTTACCAGCAAACATGTTTTATGGAACAAGTATTCCAACGATTATTATGGTTTTAAAAAAACAAAGAACTGGGCGTGATATTTTCTTTGTAGACGCCTCACAGTTATATATTAAAGATGGCAAAAATAATAAATTTTCGCATTCACATATCAAAAAAATTTCTGATATTGTAAATAATAAAATTGAAGTTTCAAATTTATCAAGATTAGTTTCATATGAAGAAATTAAACAAAATGATTTTAATTTAAATATTTCAAGATATATTGATAATTTTAAAAAACCTGAAGAATATGATTTGTATTCTTCAATGTTTGGTGGTATTTCCTTGGAAGAAATGGCAAAATATGATCAATTTTTTGCGACATTTCCACAAATAAAAAATAAAATTTTTAGTTTAAATGCAAATGATTATTATCAAATTATCAATAATGAAAATGATAATATTCGCCAAATAATTCTTGAAGATAATGATATTAAGCAATATTTAAATAAATATGAAATGAATGCTAACTTATTAGTAAATCACATTAAGCAAATCATTCCTTCATTTAAAAATATGCTAAATGATAAAAAACCTGACATTGAAGAAAATTTATCTGATTTTATTTTTAATGATTTTGAAAAAATAGAACTTCTTGATATTTATGATATTTATCAAATTATTGTTAACAATGTCGACAAAATTACAAATGATCTTGAACTAATTTATAGTTATAATGAAGCAAATAAGAATATTACTCATAAAGATATTTTAGAAAATGAATATGAACGAACAAAAAGTGGCAAAAATGCAAAAATTGTTGATTGAAAATCAGATTTTATTTCACGTCAATTGATAGAGGATCTTTATTTTAAAGACAAGCATAAAGCTTTAAATCAATTTGAATCAGATTTAGAAAATCTAAATGCTCAACTAGATGAAGCATGTAAGTTAATTGAAGAAGATGAAAAAAATGAAGATATTTATGATTTTGAAAAAGATCAATTTAAAGATAATCAAATTTCAGTATTAGCAAAATCTTTTCTTAAAGAAAAAATAAATTTTGATGATGATTCATTTGAAAAAAGAATCATAAATATGGCAACAATTTTGAATGAAATTTCCACATTAAAAAAACAAAAAATTAATCCATTAAAAAATGAATTGATTGATTTGTCACTTGAAAAATATTTAAGTTTATCTGAAGAAGAAATTTATGATGTTTTAATTGCAAAATGAACAAAAGATTTAGTTGAGCAAATCAAACAAAAAGGCATGGATATTATTAATGACTATGTATCAAAATTTGAAAAATTATCAGATAAATATAAATTTACATTAAATGATATAAATAAACAAATCAAAGATACAGAAGCGCAATTAGCTAATTTGCTTTCAGATTTAAAAGGTGATGAAAGTGATATGCAAGCAATTAATGAATTAATAAACATTTTGGAGGGTAAATAG
- a CDS encoding HsdR family type I site-specific deoxyribonuclease, producing the protein MLFKDEKEFEEHLVNELLKNGWQGISENQGYKTILKDINEDDLIRNWKNIIFFINKKDLNNVELNDDEMNQIMNKVESFHSIADANMFINGERVLIKRTNQDDIDNFNKEIYLKIFGKKEINAGDSIYQIARQVKIKTMLGDRILDLVLLVNGMPFFHIELKNENLHINNAIRQLKNYSEMGLYSRFFKLVQVLVAMKPNQMFYMPNTYKPSNINQTSFLVWKNEKNIEINDWKLIVKDFLSIPMAHRMVADFTVADYSDSTIKILRSYQYHAVNIIQNMFFAKKFFNGPNNGVQKGGFVWHTTGSGKTLTSYKLSQLLLEWNYADIVVFVVDRIELETQTQSSFHEMNKSSNHVEVKKTNSTKDLFKELISSSSKKKLIVSSIYKQYRINESNFKKEDLDKLANKKIVFIFDEAHRTTFGDMYTGIIKTLKNAVIFGFTGTPIVEENSKNGITSYENFGPLIHKYTMKNAIDDKKVLGFNCEYVIFNYDFKNLISSNYDNNFELSSNESKIIHTIYPDDNEIRNEKRDFELLANNLSHKKNVARHILNHWKRLNQNKKFSAIFATSSISDAIKYFDVFQELISEYNQKNQTDFKVTALFDPNIDFSKDKYEDLEKKYDSIKRIIDQYNLDFKTSFDFEQHADFKIDLSNRLAHKNSYLNLSNDRKLDLLIVVEQMLTGFDSKWISSIYFDKKLEYEHLVQAISRTNRIFDPMFEKPWGNVIFYRTPLQMKMNLDEALRIYADIDPKNSTQKDITAYYSKINESFKKIRNIFETWGIHDFGSIPQMPDVNDLKFLEYAKQVKDFSTEFLKIKSNLNAFEILGFEWENNKNIDFDKDTWNLLKVRKNEADLKTIYEYMKIDEDDADDDLDLEIDSLITTEFVEKVDSAYINSLTQIISETNDIEVIQATKEELNKMILKFPVSEQKYARQCLEPTLNNNQKLPSNFDLNLCVFELKEKEENLELEEFAKNLNVNIKELKNIIHSNEDIYANNNLQNLCRNSYNDQVREYISEIKKFPLEKVKRINIENFIKEFILHKRKNTS; encoded by the coding sequence ATGCTTTTTAAAGATGAAAAAGAATTTGAAGAACACTTAGTTAATGAACTTTTAAAAAATGGTTGACAAGGAATTTCAGAAAATCAAGGGTATAAAACAATATTAAAAGATATCAATGAAGATGATCTAATTAGAAATTGAAAAAATATCATTTTTTTCATTAATAAAAAAGATTTAAACAACGTTGAGCTTAATGATGATGAAATGAATCAAATTATGAACAAAGTAGAATCATTTCATTCAATTGCAGATGCAAATATGTTTATCAATGGTGAAAGAGTTTTAATCAAAAGAACAAATCAAGATGACATAGATAATTTTAATAAAGAAATTTATTTAAAGATTTTTGGTAAAAAAGAAATCAATGCTGGAGATAGTATTTATCAAATTGCAAGGCAAGTAAAAATAAAAACAATGCTTGGGGATCGAATACTTGACTTGGTTTTATTAGTTAATGGAATGCCATTTTTTCATATTGAATTAAAAAATGAAAATTTACATATTAATAATGCAATCAGACAGTTAAAAAATTACTCAGAAATGGGATTATATAGTCGCTTTTTTAAACTTGTTCAAGTATTAGTTGCAATGAAACCAAACCAAATGTTTTATATGCCAAATACATACAAGCCATCAAACATAAATCAAACAAGTTTTCTTGTTTGAAAGAATGAAAAAAATATTGAAATTAATGATTGAAAATTAATTGTTAAAGATTTTTTATCAATTCCAATGGCGCATCGAATGGTTGCTGATTTTACTGTTGCTGATTATTCAGACAGTACAATCAAGATCTTAAGAAGTTATCAATATCATGCAGTAAACATAATTCAAAACATGTTTTTTGCAAAAAAATTTTTTAACGGACCAAATAATGGCGTTCAAAAAGGTGGGTTTGTTTGACATACAACTGGTTCAGGTAAAACACTTACGAGTTATAAATTATCACAATTATTACTTGAATGAAATTATGCTGATATTGTTGTTTTTGTTGTCGATCGGATTGAATTGGAAACACAAACTCAGTCATCATTCCATGAAATGAACAAAAGTTCAAATCATGTTGAAGTTAAAAAAACAAATTCAACAAAAGATTTATTCAAAGAATTAATTTCTAGTTCATCAAAAAAGAAACTTATTGTCAGTTCAATTTATAAGCAATATCGGATCAATGAAAGCAATTTTAAAAAAGAAGATCTTGATAAACTTGCAAATAAGAAAATTGTTTTTATTTTTGATGAAGCACATCGAACAACATTCGGTGATATGTATACAGGAATTATTAAAACATTAAAAAATGCTGTTATCTTTGGTTTTACCGGAACACCAATTGTTGAAGAAAATAGTAAAAATGGAATAACGTCTTACGAAAATTTTGGACCCTTGATTCACAAATATACAATGAAAAATGCAATTGATGATAAAAAAGTATTAGGATTCAATTGTGAATATGTTATTTTTAATTATGATTTCAAAAATCTAATAAGTTCAAATTATGATAATAATTTTGAACTAAGTTCTAATGAGTCGAAAATTATTCATACAATCTATCCTGATGATAATGAGATTAGAAATGAAAAAAGAGATTTTGAACTTTTAGCTAATAATCTAAGTCATAAAAAAAATGTTGCAAGGCATATTTTGAATCATTGAAAAAGATTGAATCAAAATAAGAAGTTCAGTGCAATTTTTGCAACCAGTAGTATTTCTGATGCAATCAAATATTTTGATGTCTTCCAAGAATTAATTTCAGAGTATAATCAAAAAAATCAAACTGATTTTAAAGTAACGGCGCTTTTTGATCCAAACATTGATTTTTCAAAAGATAAATATGAAGATTTAGAAAAAAAATATGATTCAATAAAAAGAATAATTGATCAATATAATTTAGATTTTAAAACTTCATTTGATTTTGAACAGCATGCTGATTTTAAAATTGATTTGTCAAATCGATTGGCACACAAAAACAGTTATTTAAACCTTTCGAATGATAGAAAATTAGATTTATTGATTGTTGTTGAACAAATGTTAACTGGTTTTGATTCAAAATGAATATCTTCAATCTATTTTGATAAAAAACTTGAGTATGAACATTTAGTTCAGGCAATTTCAAGAACAAATCGGATATTTGATCCAATGTTTGAAAAACCTTGAGGAAATGTGATTTTTTATCGAACACCACTACAAATGAAAATGAATCTTGATGAAGCATTAAGAATTTATGCTGATATTGATCCAAAAAATTCTACACAAAAAGATATTACTGCATACTATTCAAAAATTAATGAATCATTCAAAAAAATCAGAAATATTTTTGAAACATGAGGAATACATGATTTTGGAAGCATTCCACAAATGCCAGATGTAAATGATTTGAAATTTCTTGAATATGCAAAACAAGTTAAAGATTTTTCAACAGAATTTCTAAAGATTAAATCGAATTTGAATGCTTTTGAGATTTTAGGTTTTGAATGAGAAAACAATAAAAATATTGATTTTGATAAAGATACATGAAATTTATTAAAAGTTCGAAAAAATGAAGCTGATCTTAAAACAATATATGAATATATGAAGATTGATGAAGATGATGCTGATGATGATCTTGATTTAGAAATTGATAGTTTGATCACAACTGAATTTGTCGAAAAAGTTGATTCAGCATATATCAATAGTTTGACACAAATAATTAGTGAAACTAATGATATTGAAGTAATTCAGGCCACAAAAGAAGAATTGAATAAGATGATTTTGAAATTCCCTGTATCAGAACAAAAGTATGCAAGACAATGTTTAGAACCAACCCTGAATAATAATCAAAAACTTCCTTCAAATTTTGATTTAAATTTATGTGTGTTTGAATTAAAAGAAAAAGAAGAAAATTTAGAGTTGGAAGAATTTGCAAAAAATCTGAATGTTAATATTAAGGAATTAAAAAATATTATTCATTCAAATGAAGATATTTATGCGAATAATAATCTCCAAAATCTTTGTCGAAATAGTTACAATGATCAAGTAAGAGAATATATTTCAGAAATCAAGAAATTCCCTTTGGAAAAAGTTAAAAGAATTAATATTGAAAACTTTATTAAAGAATTCATTCTTCACAAAAGAAAAAATACTTCTTAA
- a CDS encoding site-specific integrase: MKKNEILLYKYFQNWIYVYKKGSIRNVSFKKYELSLDWIIKLAPDVRLIDLDRTTYQRILNDYARYHERQTTTDFHHHLKSCLLDAFDDGLLANDPTRKIVIKGRPPKKKKIKFLSQFELQLLLKSLKLNEKITLDWLILLIAKTGLRFSEAIALTPNDFDFSKQILNISKTWNYKEDGGFIPTKNKSSIRKIPLDWQTVSQFNSLIKDCEKDKPIFILKNKIYNSTINDILERKCKKANIPIISVHGLRHTHASILLYAGVSIASVAKRLGHASMNTTEKIYLHIINELENKDIDLVMRSVSSLN, translated from the coding sequence ATGAAGAAAAATGAAATTTTATTATACAAATATTTTCAAAATTGAATATATGTGTATAAAAAGGGGTCAATTAGAAATGTAAGTTTTAAAAAGTATGAATTATCATTAGATTGAATAATAAAGTTAGCACCAGATGTTAGATTAATTGATTTAGATCGAACAACTTATCAAAGAATATTAAATGATTATGCAAGATATCATGAACGCCAAACAACAACGGATTTTCATCATCATTTAAAAAGTTGTTTACTTGATGCTTTTGATGATGGATTATTAGCAAATGATCCAACAAGAAAAATTGTAATTAAAGGGCGGCCACCCAAAAAGAAAAAAATAAAGTTTTTAAGTCAATTTGAATTGCAACTATTACTAAAAAGTTTGAAATTAAATGAAAAAATAACTCTAGATTGATTGATATTATTGATTGCTAAAACCGGGTTGAGATTTTCTGAAGCAATTGCATTAACACCGAATGATTTTGATTTTTCAAAGCAAATCTTAAACATTTCAAAAACATGAAATTATAAAGAGGATGGTGGTTTTATTCCAACTAAAAATAAATCATCAATTCGAAAAATACCACTTGATTGACAAACAGTTTCGCAATTTAATTCCCTTATTAAGGATTGTGAAAAAGATAAACCAATTTTTATTTTAAAAAACAAAATCTATAATTCAACAATTAATGACATTTTAGAAAGAAAGTGCAAAAAAGCCAATATTCCAATCATTAGTGTTCATGGTCTTCGGCACACACATGCTTCAATTTTGTTATATGCAGGAGTGTCAATTGCTTCTGTGGCAAAAAGATTAGGGCATGCAAGCATGAATACAACCGAAAAAATTTATTTACACATTATAAATGAACTAGAAAATAAAGATATTGATTTAGTAATGCGTTCAGTTTCTAGTTTAAATTAA
- a CDS encoding restriction endonuclease subunit S, with protein sequence MGNVGKAGTVFHRKGLFYATSHCGILSKKQNTPNSFFANSLSRNIKKYVTWVAMPMLTTNTMSNLKILITKNVFEQNKISDLIDNINLLITLHQRGFFGGENEEKWNFIIQIFSKLNICV encoded by the coding sequence GTGGGAAACGTAGGAAAAGCTGGTACTGTTTTTCATAGAAAAGGCTTATTTTATGCTACTTCTCACTGTGGAATATTGTCTAAAAAGCAAAATACACCAAATAGTTTTTTTGCTAATTCACTTTCAAGAAATATCAAAAAATATGTTACATGAGTTGCAATGCCAATGTTAACAACAAATACAATGTCTAATTTAAAAATATTAATAACCAAAAATGTTTTTGAACAAAACAAGATTTCAGATTTAATTGATAATATAAACTTACTTATCACCCTTCATCAGCGTGGGTTTTTTGGAGGGGAAAATGAAGAAAAATGAAATTTTATTATACAAATATTTTCAAAATTGAATATATGTGTATAA